In Fusarium poae strain DAOMC 252244 chromosome Unknown contig_1, whole genome shotgun sequence, the following are encoded in one genomic region:
- a CDS encoding uncharacterized protein (TransMembrane:7 (o34-58i70-93o113-135i147-169o198-217i229-249o261-286i)), with product MFPVIDGRKVWMASPEDYVVDFSNPQKDTTIINWIYIICIIGFLVSFIVAPCLCVVFYNHREWRLPSSIILLAYILTAAAQCLVLVCLHDSVLGVHIWEISLDDATSATTLNFVATLLFVPGTALARMALCITSYRLVTPKKWSQNAIRCTAGLLLGASVAIWFVLLLACKPMDASWNLRLFVKAQCIDRYPFHIAQAFFGVITDSVLVAVVAVTTLRLQMSWKNKAITVARISIGLLPLGATIPRLLIMFDTWKDPDTTLVLAPATFWLIVEANLVIICSSLPYLNSVIKEFIHRHSGNPSLQVNCEHNT from the exons ATGTTCCCCGTAATCGACGGCAGGAAGGTGTGGATGGCATCGCCTGAAGACTATGTTGTCGACTTTTCCAACCCACAGAAGGACACAACAATTATCAACTGGATATACATCATTTGTATTATCGGATTTCTCGTCTCCTTCATTGTTGCGCCTTGTCTCTGTGTGGTATTCTACAACCATCGAGAGTGGCGCTTACCAAGTT ctataatccTTCTAGCATATATACTCACCGCAGCTGCCCAATGCCTTGTCCTCGTTTGCCTACATGATTCCGTCTTGGGCGTACATATCTGGGAGATATCTCTGGACGATGCCACTTCGGCGACCACG CTCAATTTTGTCGCCACGTTGCTATTCGTTCCAGGTACCGCCCTTGCAAGGATGGCTCTCTGTATTACCTCCTACCGATTGGTAACTCCCAAAAAGTGGTCTCAAAATGCAATCCGTTGTACAGCCGGCTTGCTGCTTGGTGCCTCTGTCGCTATATGGTTTGTTCTCCTGCTTGCCTGCAAGCCGATGGACGCATCGTGGAATCTCCGACTCTTCGTTAAGGCTCAATGTATTGATCGGTATCCGTTTCATATAGCGCAAGCGTTCTTCGGGGTTATAACAGATTCCGTCCTCGTGGCTGTCGTTGCAGTCACGACCCTTCGACTCCAGATGTCGTGGAAGAACAAAGCGATTACCGTCGCACGTATCAGCATTGGCCTACTCCCGCTAGGTGCTACCATTCCCAGACTACTCATCATGTTTGACACATGGAAAGACCCTGACACGACATTGGTATTGGCTCCGGCGACGTTCTGGCTGATTGTCGAAGCCAACCTCGTCATAATTTGTAGTTCATTGCCATACCTCAATTCCGTCATCAAGGAATTCATCCACAGGCACTCTGGGAACCCATCGCTTCAGGTGAACTGCGAGCACAATA CTTAA
- a CDS encoding uncharacterized protein (TransMembrane:1 (i99-116o)) — MMDNKESLSDRIQSLQDDIVNFNGDTKDFQSLSNKLAIFVPKTSAFLALWPAVNALRQNKITDQHVRRLGFFFKQSLGPDEHLLSKDLKLSTRQTLRRVKFYTALLIGISLSIAYLRRLKGTDLDVICSLAAYFVDKYKLDTCFSNKKIRDAIEKAESNELPFADWHSVKEICKTSIGSAKKVPAIDIPPNDNSPPNDNSPPNDNSPPNKRRREDGANDQTAQPLQKKAREDTPNTFKFPAPIIDLPLDVPADTPVYEIKLDEGLARVGTTSCIIHDKATLVHYNNGDIFLTYILKDEKGGGLIELENSRLLCPVEGSLDGDAIDIT; from the exons ATGATGGATAACAAAGAGAGCTTATCAGATCGTATTCAAAGTCTCCAGGACGACATTGTAAATTTCAATGGCGATACAAAAGACTTCCAATCTTTAAGCAACAAGTTAGCGATTTTTGTACCGAAAACAAGTGCATTCCTGGCACTATGGCCGGCAGTCAATGCATTACGTCAAAATAAGATCACTGACCAACACGTAAGGCGACttggtttttttttcaaACAATCGCTTGGTCCTGACGAACACCTATTGAGCAAAGATCTCAAGCTTAGCACGCGTCAAACGCTTAGGCGTGTCAAATTCTATACAGCCTTGCTCATTGGCATATCCCTCTCAATTGCATATCTCAGGCGTTTAAAGGGTACAGATCTTGACGTAATATGCAGCCTTGCTGCATATTTTGTGGACAAGTACAAACTCGATACCTGTTTTTCCAACAAGAAGATTCGCGACGCCATTGAGAAGGCTGAATCCAATGAATTGCCGTTCGCCGACTGGCACTCAG TTAAAGAAATTTGCAAAACATCGATTGGCTCTGCAAAGAAGGTCCCGGCGATCGATATCCCACCAAACGACAACAGTCCACCAAACGACAACAGTCCACCAAATGACAACAGTCCACCAAATAAGCGCAGGAGAGAGGATGGGGCCAACGATCAAACAGCTCAACCTTTGCAAAAAAAGGCGAGAGAAGATACCCCAAATACATTCAAGTTTCCAGCCCCTATAATAG ATCTTCCCCTCGATGTTCCCGCTGACACACCTGTCTATGAGATCAAGCTTGACGAAGGTCTCGCTCGCGTGGGCACGACATCATGTATCATCCACGATAAAGCAACACTGGTTCATTACAATAATGGGGATATATTTTTGACGTACATTCTGAAGGACGAAAAAGGGGGAGGGCTTATAGAACTAGAGAATAGTCGCCTGCTCTGCCCAGTTGAGGGCTCACTAGACGGAGATGCTATAGACATCACATAG